Proteins found in one Helicobacter colisuis genomic segment:
- the rpsH gene encoding 30S ribosomal protein S8, giving the protein MVNDIIADSLTRIRNASMRRLDTTTLYYAKIVVSILEVFQAKGFIEGYKVIEKDKKQSINVVLKYDEKGHSVINEITRISKPGRRVYKARNELKRFKNGYGTIVVSTSKGVIANEDAYKSNVGGEALCSIW; this is encoded by the coding sequence ATGGTAAATGATATTATTGCAGATTCATTAACAAGAATCAGAAATGCAAGTATGAGAAGATTAGACACAACAACTTTGTATTATGCAAAAATTGTTGTTTCTATTTTGGAAGTGTTTCAAGCAAAAGGATTTATTGAAGGTTATAAAGTCATCGAGAAAGATAAAAAACAATCTATTAATGTTGTTTTAAAGTATGATGAAAAAGGACATTCAGTTATCAATGAAATCACTCGAATCTCTAAACCTGGGAGACGCGTTTATAAGGCAAGAAATGAATTAAAGCGCTTTAAAAACGGCTATGGAACCATTGTTGTAAGCACAAGTAAAGGCGTGATTGCTAATGAGGATGCTTATAAATCAAATGTGGGCGGAGAAGCCCTCTGCAGTATTTGGTAG
- the secY gene encoding preprotein translocase subunit SecY, translating into MNKTIVNKILITLGFLLAYRVLAYIPVPGVDTGVIKTFFDNNASNALGLFNMFSGNAVERLSIISLGIMPYITASIIMELLAATFPNLGKMKKERDGMQKYMQIIRYTTVVITLIQAIGVSIGLKSLGTGANGAIMIDMNVFIAISAFSMLCGTMLLMWIGEQITQRGIGNGISLIIFSGIVSGIPSAIAGTFNLVNTNQISWLVLLFIMAIIIITVGCIIFVELGERRIPISYSRKVVMQNQDKRIMNYIPIKMNLSGVIPPIFASAILMFPSTILQSSSNTIIMQIADYLNPNGYLYNVLMFLFVVFFAYFYASIVFNPKEISENLKRQGGFIPGIRPGEGTANFLTEVANRLTLWGALYLALIATLPWILVKASGVPFYFGGTAVLIVVQVAVDTMRKIEAQIYMNKYKTLSAVGL; encoded by the coding sequence ATGAATAAAACAATTGTCAATAAGATTCTAATTACACTAGGCTTTCTTTTAGCCTATCGTGTATTGGCTTATATCCCAGTTCCTGGGGTAGATACAGGTGTCATTAAGACTTTTTTTGATAATAACGCTTCCAATGCTTTGGGCTTGTTTAATATGTTTAGCGGAAATGCAGTTGAACGACTTAGTATTATTTCTCTAGGTATTATGCCCTACATTACAGCTTCTATTATTATGGAACTTTTAGCAGCTACTTTCCCCAATCTAGGCAAGATGAAAAAAGAGCGTGATGGTATGCAAAAATATATGCAAATTATCCGTTATACCACGGTGGTAATCACTCTAATTCAAGCAATTGGTGTTTCTATTGGGTTAAAAAGTTTGGGCACAGGTGCTAATGGTGCAATTATGATAGATATGAATGTCTTTATTGCAATTTCTGCATTTTCTATGCTTTGTGGAACAATGCTGCTAATGTGGATTGGTGAGCAAATTACGCAAAGAGGTATTGGAAATGGTATTAGTTTGATTATCTTTAGTGGGATTGTGTCTGGGATTCCAAGTGCGATTGCTGGGACATTTAACTTGGTTAATACCAATCAAATTAGTTGGTTAGTCTTGCTATTTATTATGGCAATTATTATTATTACAGTGGGTTGTATTATCTTTGTAGAGCTTGGAGAGAGAAGAATCCCTATTTCATATTCTCGCAAAGTGGTCATGCAAAATCAAGACAAGAGAATCATGAATTACATTCCTATTAAAATGAATCTAAGCGGGGTGATTCCACCTATTTTTGCTTCGGCTATTTTAATGTTCCCAAGTACGATTTTGCAGTCATCTTCTAATACAATTATAATGCAGATTGCGGATTATTTGAATCCTAATGGTTATTTGTATAATGTTTTAATGTTTTTGTTTGTTGTCTTTTTTGCCTATTTTTATGCTTCAATCGTATTTAATCCAAAAGAGATTTCTGAAAACTTAAAACGACAAGGTGGATTTATACCTGGTATTCGCCCTGGAGAAGGAACGGCGAATTTCTTAACAGAAGTAGCAAATAGACTAACGCTTTGGGGCGCTTTATATCTTGCATTAATTGCAACATTGCCTTGGATTTTGGTAAAGGCTTCAGGAGTTCCTTTTTATTTTGGGGGGACAGCAGTTTTGATCGTTGTGCAAGTTGCGGTTGATACAATGCGAAAAATTGAAGCACAAATTTATATGAATAAATATAAAACACTAAGTGCAGTGGGTTTATAA
- the rpmJ gene encoding 50S ribosomal protein L36, which yields MKVRPSVKKMCDKCKVIKRKGVIRVICENPKHKQRQG from the coding sequence ATGAAAGTCAGACCTTCTGTGAAGAAAATGTGTGACAAATGCAAGGTTATTAAAAGAAAAGGCGTGATTCGAGTGATTTGCGAGAATCCAAAACACAAACAAAGACAAGGATAA
- a CDS encoding Rieske 2Fe-2S domain-containing protein has product MAENVNRRDFLGMTLGAIAAVGVGASLVAMKSSWDPLPSVVSAGFTTIDLSTMQEGEYRQVEYRGTPVYVIKKTAEMKKCEERDVVVGNADYSLGIQICTHLGCIPSYDTNTTEFHCACHGGKFDACGRNVFGPPPTPMAIPPFKIDGQKLVLGEEGPEYLKLVGKA; this is encoded by the coding sequence ATGGCAGAAAATGTCAATCGTAGGGATTTCCTTGGTATGACTCTTGGGGCAATTGCGGCTGTGGGTGTTGGTGCATCATTAGTTGCAATGAAGTCTTCTTGGGATCCTTTACCAAGCGTAGTTTCAGCTGGCTTCACAACTATTGATTTGAGCACAATGCAAGAGGGCGAGTATCGACAGGTAGAATACCGAGGAACTCCAGTGTATGTGATTAAAAAAACTGCAGAAATGAAAAAATGTGAAGAAAGAGATGTTGTTGTTGGGAATGCGGATTATAGCTTGGGGATTCAAATTTGTACGCACCTTGGTTGTATTCCTTCTTATGATACTAATACAACAGAATTTCATTGTGCTTGTCATGGTGGAAAATTTGATGCCTGTGGTAGAAATGTCTTTGGACCACCTCCAACTCCTATGGCGATTCCGCCTTTTAAAATTGATGGGCAGAAGCTTGTATTAGGCGAAGAAGGACCAGAGTATTTAAAATTAGTAGGTAAGGCATAA
- a CDS encoding type Z 30S ribosomal protein S14, with the protein MAKKSMIAKANRKPKFKVRAYTRCSICGRPHSVYRDFGICRVCLRKMGNEGLIPGLRKASW; encoded by the coding sequence ATGGCTAAGAAATCTATGATTGCAAAGGCTAATAGAAAGCCTAAATTTAAAGTAAGAGCTTATACAAGATGCTCAATTTGCGGAAGACCACATTCTGTTTATAGAGATTTTGGTATTTGCCGTGTTTGCCTTCGCAAGATGGGAAATGAAGGCTTGATTCCAGGACTTAGAAAAGCAAGTTGGTAA
- the rplF gene encoding 50S ribosomal protein L6 has translation MSRVGKKPISIPSSVQVSIEGSKIVFKGGKITKELETYGRVGIEFKDNELSFSLAGSDAQSRAYWGTYRALANNIVVGLTDGFTKQLEINGVGYKAAVKGKVLELALGFSHPINYDIPEDIEIAVDKNLVVIKGADKQQVGQIAAEIREFRPPEPYKGKGVKYVDERIIRKAGKTSKK, from the coding sequence ATGTCAAGAGTTGGTAAAAAACCTATTAGCATTCCAAGTAGTGTTCAAGTTAGCATTGAAGGAAGCAAAATAGTTTTTAAGGGTGGTAAGATCACAAAAGAATTAGAAACTTATGGTCGTGTTGGAATTGAATTTAAAGACAATGAGTTAAGTTTCTCTCTTGCTGGAAGTGATGCACAATCAAGAGCTTATTGGGGAACCTATAGAGCCTTAGCAAATAACATTGTTGTAGGCTTAACAGATGGTTTTACAAAGCAATTAGAAATCAATGGTGTAGGTTATAAGGCAGCAGTTAAAGGTAAAGTTTTAGAGCTTGCACTTGGATTTTCTCATCCTATTAACTATGACATTCCAGAAGACATTGAAATAGCGGTGGATAAAAATCTTGTTGTTATTAAAGGTGCTGATAAACAACAAGTAGGACAAATTGCTGCAGAAATTAGAGAGTTTAGACCGCCAGAACCTTACAAGGGCAAAGGTGTGAAATATGTTGATGAGCGTATTATCCGCAAAGCTGGTAAAACTTCTAAAAAATAA
- the rplO gene encoding 50S ribosomal protein L15 — protein sequence MALENLAPAKGSVKKIKRVGRGQGSGMGKTSTRGGKGQTARTGSKQKRGFEGGQQPLQRRLPKVGFTSRVIKPYVINVELIRAIATLEEITFESIKSIHKFPAYTTKIKLIGASARNLAAKIKDERITTSGQK from the coding sequence ATGGCATTAGAAAATTTAGCACCTGCAAAAGGCAGTGTAAAAAAAATCAAAAGAGTAGGACGCGGTCAAGGTAGTGGTATGGGTAAAACCTCTACAAGAGGCGGTAAAGGACAGACTGCTAGAACGGGCTCTAAACAAAAAAGAGGTTTTGAAGGTGGGCAACAACCATTACAAAGAAGATTGCCTAAAGTAGGTTTTACAAGCAGGGTGATTAAACCTTATGTAATCAATGTGGAATTAATTAGAGCAATCGCTACATTAGAAGAGATTACTTTTGAAAGCATCAAAAGCATACATAAATTCCCTGCTTATACAACTAAAATTAAGTTAATTGGCGCAAGTGCAAGAAATCTTGCAGCAAAAATTAAAGATGAAAGAATTACGACAAGCGGACAAAAATAA
- the infA gene encoding translation initiation factor IF-1, with protein sequence MAKDDVIEIDGIVKEALPNATFRVELENGHVILCHIAGRMRMNYIKILQGDKVKIELTPYSLDKGRITFRYK encoded by the coding sequence ATGGCAAAAGATGATGTGATTGAGATTGATGGAATAGTCAAAGAAGCACTACCTAATGCTACTTTTCGTGTGGAATTAGAAAATGGACATGTAATTTTGTGTCATATTGCAGGTAGAATGCGTATGAATTATATTAAGATCTTGCAAGGTGATAAAGTAAAAATCGAACTTACTCCCTATAGTTTGGATAAGGGAAGAATTACTTTTAGGTATAAGTAG
- the rpsE gene encoding 30S ribosomal protein S5, with protein sequence MEINREDFKEVVVNIGRVTKVVKGGRRFRFNALVVVGNKEGLVGFGLGKAKEVPDAVKKAIDDAFKNIVKVNIKGTTIAHDVQQKYNSSIILLKPASEGTGVIAGGSVRPVLEMAGIKDILTKSLGSNNPYNVVRATIDALSKVKA encoded by the coding sequence ATGGAAATCAATAGAGAAGATTTTAAAGAGGTTGTTGTAAATATTGGTCGTGTAACAAAAGTTGTTAAAGGTGGGCGTAGATTCCGTTTTAATGCTTTGGTTGTTGTTGGCAACAAAGAAGGTTTGGTTGGATTTGGATTGGGGAAAGCAAAAGAAGTCCCTGATGCTGTTAAAAAAGCCATTGATGATGCATTTAAAAATATTGTAAAAGTTAATATTAAAGGCACAACAATTGCTCATGATGTTCAACAAAAATATAATTCAAGCATTATCTTACTAAAACCTGCTAGCGAGGGAACTGGAGTAATTGCCGGTGGTTCTGTGCGCCCTGTATTAGAGATGGCAGGTATTAAGGATATATTGACTAAATCACTTGGTTCTAATAATCCTTACAATGTAGTAAGAGCTACAATTGATGCGCTTTCTAAAGTAAAGGCATAA
- the rpsM gene encoding 30S ribosomal protein S13, protein MARIAGVDLPKKKRIEYALTYIYGIGLKASRDILNAVNISYDKRVQDLGEDEVSAIAKEIQAHHIVEGDLRKKVTMDIKALMDLGNYRGLRHRKGLPVRGQTTKNNARTRKGKRKTVGSASK, encoded by the coding sequence ATGGCGAGAATTGCTGGTGTTGATTTACCCAAAAAAAAGAGAATTGAATATGCTTTAACTTATATTTATGGTATTGGTTTAAAAGCATCAAGAGATATTTTAAATGCAGTGAATATCTCTTATGACAAGAGGGTTCAAGACCTTGGTGAGGATGAAGTTTCTGCAATTGCAAAAGAGATTCAAGCTCATCATATCGTAGAGGGTGATTTGCGCAAGAAAGTTACAATGGACATTAAAGCACTTATGGATTTAGGTAACTATCGTGGATTACGACATAGAAAAGGCTTGCCTGTTCGCGGTCAAACAACAAAAAATAATGCAAGAACGCGAAAAGGTAAAAGAAAAACAGTTGGTAGTGCATCAAAATAA
- a CDS encoding DNA-directed RNA polymerase subunit alpha: MKSIKTSPHIPTKIEVKEIGVNRVQITAYPFENGYAITLAHPLRRLLLGSSVGFAPVALRIAGVAHEFDSVRGVTEDVSQFIVNLKTIRFKIKDGSDSISVDYAFNGPKVITGADLSNDLVEVVTPDVHLVTINKDATLSFSIVIYKGIGYVPSEEIRANVPEGFMPLDAYFTPVTSATYATENMLLEDDPNYEKVIFEIETDGQVDPLTAFKNALSVMHKQMSIFNSELNIEIPEVAISEEERPELKVLSQTIDSLNFSARCFNCLDRSGIKYLGELVLLNEEQIKNIKNLGKKSLDEITAKLDELGYPVGREISEDLMQILKKKFSN, translated from the coding sequence ATGAAAAGCATTAAAACTTCTCCTCATATTCCAACAAAAATTGAAGTTAAAGAAATTGGCGTTAATAGAGTTCAAATTACTGCATATCCATTTGAAAATGGATATGCTATTACTTTGGCACATCCATTAAGACGCTTATTGCTTGGCAGTTCTGTTGGGTTTGCGCCGGTTGCTTTGCGTATCGCAGGGGTTGCTCATGAGTTTGATTCAGTGCGCGGTGTAACAGAAGATGTTTCTCAATTTATTGTTAATTTAAAAACAATTCGCTTTAAAATTAAAGATGGCAGTGATAGCATTAGTGTTGATTACGCTTTTAATGGACCAAAAGTAATTACAGGCGCAGATTTATCTAATGATCTTGTAGAAGTTGTAACTCCAGATGTGCATTTGGTTACTATCAATAAAGATGCAACCTTATCTTTTTCTATTGTAATTTATAAGGGCATTGGCTATGTTCCAAGTGAAGAGATTCGCGCTAATGTTCCAGAAGGCTTCATGCCACTTGATGCGTATTTTACTCCTGTAACGAGTGCGACTTATGCAACAGAAAATATGCTTTTAGAAGATGATCCAAACTATGAAAAAGTTATTTTTGAGATTGAAACTGATGGACAAGTAGATCCTTTGACTGCTTTTAAAAATGCTTTGAGTGTAATGCACAAGCAAATGTCTATCTTTAATTCTGAGTTAAATATAGAGATTCCAGAGGTGGCTATTTCTGAAGAGGAGCGCCCTGAGCTAAAAGTATTATCACAAACTATTGATAGTTTGAATTTCAGTGCAAGATGTTTTAATTGCTTGGATCGATCTGGCATTAAATATTTGGGCGAATTGGTTTTATTAAATGAAGAACAAATTAAAAACATTAAGAATCTGGGTAAAAAATCTTTAGATGAAATTACAGCAAAACTTGATGAGTTAGGATACCCTGTTGGTCGAGAAATTTCAGAAGATTTAATGCAAATTCTTAAGAAAAAATTTTCTAATTAA
- the rplE gene encoding 50S ribosomal protein L5: MYQLKTAYKNEIKSKLAEELGIKNPMLLPKLEKIVISVGAGMYAKDTKIMQNIADTISLIAGQKAVITSAKKSVAGFKMREGMPMGVKVTLRGNQMYNFLEKLIVIALPRVKDFRGIPRNGFDGRGNYSFGVNEQLIFPEVVYDDIMVSHGMNITFVTSAKNDKDALKLLELFGLPFAKGKING; encoded by the coding sequence ATGTATCAATTAAAAACCGCCTATAAAAATGAAATTAAGTCAAAATTAGCAGAAGAATTAGGAATTAAAAACCCTATGCTTTTGCCAAAGCTTGAGAAGATTGTTATTAGCGTGGGTGCTGGTATGTACGCAAAAGATACTAAAATTATGCAAAATATTGCAGATACAATTTCTTTGATTGCTGGACAAAAAGCAGTGATTACAAGCGCTAAAAAATCTGTTGCTGGATTTAAAATGCGTGAGGGAATGCCAATGGGAGTTAAGGTAACTTTAAGAGGGAATCAAATGTATAACTTCCTAGAAAAGCTTATCGTAATCGCACTTCCTAGAGTAAAGGACTTCAGAGGGATTCCGCGCAATGGGTTTGATGGAAGAGGAAATTATAGCTTTGGTGTAAATGAGCAATTAATTTTCCCTGAGGTTGTATATGATGATATTATGGTAAGCCATGGTATGAATATCACTTTTGTTACTTCGGCAAAAAACGATAAAGATGCCTTGAAACTTCTAGAGCTTTTTGGCTTACCTTTTGCAAAAGGAAAAATAAATGGCTAA
- a CDS encoding cytochrome b yields the protein MAQIEKANGIVDWLDKRLAIKPLMKVLMTEYWIPKNINFLWAMGVVLVVLFTLLVISGLFLLMYYKPDTKLAFDSVNYTIMQEVKYGWLWRHLHAVSASVCFLIIYIHMFVAIYYGSYKRGREMIWITGMILFGLFSAEAFSGYMLPWGQMSYWAAAVITNLFGGIPVIGADLVVWIRGNFIVADATLTRFFMLHVVLLPVVIMIVIAIHFYSLRIPHVNNAYGEEIDFEKEAEKFKAGNKKESKVIPFWPMFLSKDFFVASFFLAILFYLTCYHYSFALDPINFDPADHLKTPPHIYPEWYFLWSYEILRGFFFSADLGLIAFGIANVIFMLLPWLDRSNVVAPAHKRPAFMVWFWLLVIDMIILTIYGKLPPTGINAYIGFAVTIAFFALLFVVLPIITKLENKKNS from the coding sequence ATGGCACAGATTGAAAAAGCAAATGGCATTGTGGATTGGTTGGATAAAAGACTTGCCATAAAGCCTTTAATGAAAGTTTTAATGACAGAATATTGGATTCCTAAAAATATTAATTTTTTATGGGCAATGGGTGTTGTTTTAGTTGTTTTATTTACACTTTTAGTGATTTCGGGTTTATTTTTGTTAATGTATTACAAGCCAGATACAAAATTAGCTTTTGATAGTGTAAATTACACAATTATGCAAGAAGTGAAATATGGTTGGTTGTGGAGACATTTGCATGCAGTGAGCGCTTCAGTTTGTTTCTTAATTATTTATATCCATATGTTTGTAGCGATTTATTATGGATCTTATAAACGCGGTAGAGAAATGATTTGGATTACAGGTATGATTCTTTTTGGATTATTTTCTGCTGAGGCATTTAGTGGTTATATGTTGCCATGGGGACAAATGAGCTATTGGGCAGCAGCGGTTATTACCAACCTTTTTGGTGGAATTCCAGTGATTGGTGCTGATTTAGTTGTTTGGATTAGGGGTAATTTTATTGTTGCAGATGCGACTTTGACAAGATTCTTTATGCTGCATGTTGTGCTATTGCCTGTGGTTATTATGATAGTGATTGCTATCCATTTCTATTCTTTAAGAATCCCACATGTGAATAATGCTTATGGTGAAGAAATTGACTTTGAAAAAGAAGCAGAGAAGTTTAAGGCTGGAAATAAAAAAGAATCAAAAGTTATTCCTTTTTGGCCAATGTTCTTATCTAAAGATTTCTTTGTGGCAAGTTTCTTTTTGGCTATTTTATTCTATTTAACTTGCTATCATTATAGTTTTGCGCTTGATCCTATTAATTTTGATCCAGCTGATCATCTAAAAACTCCCCCGCATATTTACCCAGAGTGGTATTTCTTATGGAGTTATGAAATCTTAAGAGGATTCTTCTTTAGTGCGGATTTAGGATTGATTGCATTTGGTATTGCAAATGTGATTTTTATGCTCTTGCCTTGGTTGGATAGAAGCAATGTTGTTGCTCCTGCTCATAAGCGCCCAGCATTTATGGTGTGGTTTTGGTTATTGGTAATTGATATGATTATTTTGACAATCTATGGTAAATTGCCTCCAACAGGGATTAATGCCTATATTGGTTTTGCAGTTACTATTGCATTCTTTGCATTATTGTTTGTAGTGTTGCCTATCATTACAAAACTAGAAAATAAAAAGAATAGTTAA
- the rplR gene encoding 50S ribosomal protein L18 — MTDKIIRKKRSLRIKRKLRIRARIFGDSATPRLSIFRSNRYFYAQVIDDVKGVTLASVDGKKMGLKNNKEDVKKIASNLAESLKKANISQVIFDRNGYLYHGVVASFADSLRENGISL, encoded by the coding sequence ATGACAGACAAAATTATTAGAAAAAAGAGAAGTTTAAGAATCAAAAGAAAGCTGAGAATTCGTGCGAGAATCTTTGGAGATTCAGCAACTCCAAGATTAAGCATTTTTCGCTCTAATAGATATTTCTATGCACAAGTGATTGATGATGTAAAAGGTGTTACATTAGCAAGCGTTGATGGTAAGAAAATGGGGCTAAAAAACAACAAGGAAGATGTGAAAAAGATCGCTTCTAATTTGGCAGAATCTCTTAAAAAAGCTAATATCTCTCAAGTAATCTTTGATAGAAATGGATATTTATATCATGGCGTTGTTGCAAGTTTTGCTGATTCTCTACGCGAGAATGGAATTAGTTTATAG
- the map gene encoding type I methionyl aminopeptidase: MSIAIRKPSEIESLRKANKIVAKTLNYLKANVKPGITLKELDAMGEDFIRSSGGIPAFKGLYGFSGSVCISVNEVIIHGIPTDYALKEGDIVGLDLGVNLNGWYGDSAITCGVGNISQENQRLIACAKDTLYFAVDQIKVGMHFKELSHLIEQFILDYGYVPLRGFCGHGIGKKPHEEPEIPNYLEGSNSKQGYKIKDGMVFCIEPMICQKSGEPKILKDDWSVVSTDGLNGSHYEHTIAIIKGKAEILSKE, from the coding sequence ATGTCAATTGCAATTCGAAAACCATCGGAGATAGAATCTCTCCGAAAGGCTAATAAAATCGTTGCTAAAACGCTTAATTATCTAAAGGCAAATGTTAAGCCAGGGATTACACTAAAAGAATTAGATGCAATGGGTGAGGATTTTATTCGCTCAAGTGGTGGGATTCCAGCCTTTAAAGGTCTTTATGGTTTTAGTGGTTCAGTGTGTATATCAGTTAATGAAGTGATTATCCATGGGATTCCAACAGATTATGCCCTAAAGGAAGGTGATATTGTTGGGCTTGATTTGGGAGTTAATCTTAATGGTTGGTATGGAGATAGTGCAATCACTTGTGGGGTAGGTAATATTTCACAAGAAAATCAAAGGTTGATTGCTTGCGCTAAAGATACACTTTATTTTGCTGTTGATCAAATTAAGGTAGGTATGCATTTTAAAGAATTAAGCCACTTAATAGAACAATTTATCTTGGATTATGGTTATGTGCCTTTGAGAGGTTTTTGTGGGCATGGGATTGGTAAAAAGCCTCATGAAGAGCCTGAGATTCCAAACTATTTGGAAGGAAGTAACTCCAAGCAAGGCTATAAAATCAAAGATGGAATGGTTTTTTGTATTGAGCCAATGATTTGTCAAAAAAGCGGAGAACCCAAAATACTTAAAGATGATTGGAGTGTGGTATCAACTGATGGATTAAATGGAAGTCATTATGAACACACCATAGCAATTATTAAAGGCAAAGCAGAAATTTTATCAAAGGAATAA
- the rpsK gene encoding 30S ribosomal protein S11, with protein MAKRNVTKKRVVKKNIARGIIHISAAFNNTSVTITDEMGNVICWSTAGALGFKGSKKSTPYAAQQAVEDAVSKAKEHGIKELGVKIQGPGSGRETAVKSLGSIEGIKVLWFKDVTPLPHNGCRPPKRRRV; from the coding sequence ATGGCTAAAAGAAATGTAACAAAAAAAAGAGTTGTCAAAAAGAATATCGCAAGAGGTATTATTCATATTTCTGCTGCTTTTAACAATACAAGCGTAACTATCACTGATGAAATGGGTAATGTAATTTGCTGGAGTACGGCGGGTGCATTAGGTTTTAAAGGAAGTAAGAAATCAACTCCTTATGCGGCACAACAAGCGGTTGAAGATGCTGTTTCAAAAGCAAAAGAACACGGTATTAAAGAGCTTGGTGTTAAGATTCAAGGTCCTGGAAGCGGTAGAGAGACTGCTGTTAAGAGTCTTGGAAGCATTGAAGGGATAAAAGTATTGTGGTTTAAAGATGTTACTCCATTGCCACACAATGGTTGCCGACCACCAAAAAGAAGAAGAGTGTAA
- the rplQ gene encoding 50S ribosomal protein L17 gives MRHKHGYRKLGRTSSHRKALLKNLSIALITSGKIETTLPKAKELQSYFEKLLTKARTNDSMAHRLVFSHLQHKESVKKLVKEIAPKYVGKNGGYTRIIKTRVRTGDAAPMAFIELV, from the coding sequence ATGAGACATAAACACGGATATAGAAAGCTTGGTAGAACTTCTTCTCATCGTAAAGCTTTATTAAAAAACCTCTCAATTGCTTTGATTACAAGTGGTAAAATTGAAACAACACTTCCAAAAGCAAAAGAATTGCAAAGTTATTTTGAAAAGCTTTTAACAAAAGCTAGAACAAATGATTCTATGGCGCATCGCTTAGTCTTTTCTCATTTGCAACATAAAGAATCTGTTAAAAAACTTGTAAAAGAAATTGCTCCAAAGTATGTTGGTAAAAATGGTGGTTATACAAGAATTATCAAAACAAGAGTGCGAACAGGTGATGCTGCTCCTATGGCATTTATAGAATTAGTGTAA
- the rpsD gene encoding 30S ribosomal protein S4, producing the protein MARYRGPVEKIERRFGVSLALKGERRLAGKSALDKRPYGPGQHGQRRGKISEYGIQLREKQKARLMYGVSEKQFRSIFVEANRLEGNTGENLIKLIERRLDNVVYRMGFATTRRFARQLVVHGHVLVDGKRLNIPSAFVSAGQKIEICEKTKKNPQIQRAIELTKQTGIVPWVDVDQEKVFGIFTRLPEREEVIIPIEERLIVELYSK; encoded by the coding sequence ATGGCAAGATATAGAGGTCCAGTAGAAAAAATTGAAAGAAGATTTGGGGTTAGCCTTGCATTAAAAGGTGAAAGAAGATTAGCTGGAAAAAGCGCATTAGATAAGCGCCCTTATGGTCCTGGACAACATGGACAAAGAAGAGGTAAAATCTCAGAATATGGAATCCAACTTCGCGAAAAACAAAAAGCAAGATTGATGTATGGAGTTTCTGAAAAGCAATTCCGCTCTATTTTTGTAGAAGCAAATAGGCTTGAAGGAAACACAGGGGAGAATCTTATTAAATTAATTGAGAGAAGACTGGACAATGTAGTTTATAGAATGGGATTTGCCACAACAAGAAGATTTGCAAGACAATTGGTAGTGCATGGACATGTTCTTGTAGATGGAAAGCGATTAAATATCCCTTCTGCATTTGTTAGTGCTGGGCAAAAAATTGAAATTTGCGAAAAAACAAAGAAAAATCCACAAATTCAGAGAGCTATTGAGCTTACTAAACAAACTGGAATTGTTCCTTGGGTAGATGTGGATCAAGAGAAAGTATTTGGAATTTTCACAAGATTGCCTGAAAGAGAAGAGGTTATTATACCTATTGAAGAAAGGCTCATTGTTGAGTTGTATTCTAAATAG